A window from Citrus sinensis cultivar Valencia sweet orange chromosome 5, DVS_A1.0, whole genome shotgun sequence encodes these proteins:
- the LOC102618674 gene encoding stearoyl-[acyl-carrier-protein] 9-desaturase 5, chloroplastic-like — protein MALKLNTFSFFVPRKLPYSQSYRRSITRTKSSPPALMCSTLGAETKDVVTHSMAPEKVEIFKSLETWAEHNVLIHLKPVDKSWQPTDFLPESEASEGFFEQVKELRERCKQLPAEYFVVLVGEMITEEALPTYQTMFNSLDGVRDETGASLTSWATWIRAWTAEENRHGDLLNKYLYLSGRVDMKQIERSIQYLIRSGTDHKFENNPYNGFVYASFQERATFISHGNTARLVKEHGDMKLAQICGTIASDEKRHETAYTKIVEKLFEIDPDDTILALAGMMKKRFRMPGHLMYDGQDDKTFDHFSAVTQRLGVYTGQDYADILEFLIKIWGVEKLVGLTNEGHKAQDFVCGLPSRIRRILENKALVDMAEKAGSAVPFSWVFGQEIRI, from the exons atggcTCTGAAACTAAACACATTCTCCTTCTTCGTACCCAGGAAGCTCCCTTATTCTCAATCTTACCGAAGGAGCATCACCAGAACCAAATCATCTCCTCCAGCGTTGATGTGCTCTACTCTTGGCGCCGAAACTAa GGACGTCGTGACGCATTCCATGGCACCagaaaaagttgaaatattCAAATCATTGGAGACTTGGGCTGAGCACAACGTTTTGATTCACCTGAAACCCGTCGACAAAAGTTGGCAGCCAACCGATTTTCTGCCGGAATCCGAAGCATCAGAAGGATTCTTTGAACAGGTCAAAGAGTTGAGAGAAAGATGCAAGCAACTCCCTGCTGAATATTTCGTTGTGTTGGTTGGGGAAATGATCACAGAAGAAGCTCTGCCAACTTACCAAACAATGTTTAACTCACTGGATGGTGTTAGGGATGAGACTGGTGCAAGCCTCACTTCTTGGGCAACCTGGATTAGGGCTTGGACTGCTGAAGAGAACAGACATGGTGACCTTCTCAATAAGTATCTTTACCTCTCTGGCCGTGTAGACATGAAGCAAATTGAGAGGTCCATTCAGTATCTTATCCGCTCAGGAACG GAccataaatttgaaaacaatcCGTACAACGGGTTCGTCTACGCATCGTTTCAAGAAAGAGCAACATTCATATCACATGGCAACACAGCGAGGCTAGTCAAGGAGCATGGGGACATGAAGCTGGCACAAATATGTGGCACCATTGCCTCCGATGAGAAACGCCATGAAACTGCCTACACAAAGATTGTTGAAAAGCTCTTTGAAATCGACCCGGACGACACCATCTTAGCTTTAGCAGGCATGATGAAGAAAAGGTTCAGAATGCCGGGACATTTGATGTATGATGGGCAAGATGATAAGACTTTTGATCACTTCTCAGCTGTTACACAAAGGCTTGGAGTGTACACTGGCCAGGACTATGCTGATATCTTGGAGTTTCTGATTAAGATATGGGGAGTGGAGAAGTTGGTAGGTCTTACAAATGAAGGGCATAAAGCTCAGGATTTTGTGTGTGGATTGCCTTCGAGGATTAGAAGAATATTGGAGAATAAAGCTCTGGTAGATATGGCTGAGAAAGCAGGCAGTGCTGTTCCTTTCAGCTGGGTTTTTGGCCAAGAGATAAGGATTTAA
- the LOC102618398 gene encoding uncharacterized protein LOC102618398 isoform X3, which produces MDMRGQIFFDMWQMKLRISPQALHGHHLGFNEYPTIVTIPRVCFPLPFSSRNLHYCPLNHSNFRSLCSINADSNADGFSDAGNYSANDEGSMEKSKSSQKKSFSSKEVLKKLRRYGISGILSYGLLNTAYYLTTFLLVWFYVAPVPGRMGYVAAVERFLKVLAMVWAGSQVTKLVRAAGLTCPVKCFNL; this is translated from the exons ATGGACATGAGAGGACAAATTTTTTTCGACATGTGGCAAATGAAATTGAG AATCAGCCCTCAAGCCTTGCACGGCCATCACTTG GGTTTCAACGAGTATCCGACGATTGTCACAATTCCGAGGGTCTGCTTCCCGCTGCCCTTTTCCTCGCGGAATTTACATTATTGCCCTCTGAATCACAGCAATTTTCGATCACTTTGCTCGATTAACGCTGACAGCAAT GCTGATGGTTTTTCTGATGCTGGTAACTACTCGGCTAATGATGAAG GTTCAATGGAAAAGTCCAAAAGTAGTCAGAAAAAGTCTTTCTCGTCTAAAGA GGTGTTGAAGAAACTGAGGAGATATGGAATTTCTGGAATTTTGTCATATGGGCTACTGAACACAGCCTACTACCTCACAACCTTCCTCTTGGTATG GTTTTATGTGGCTCCTGTTCCTGGACGGATGGGTTATGTCGCAGCTGTTGAGAG ATTTCTGAAAGTATTGGCCATGGTTTGGGCTGGCAGCCAGGTTACTAAGCTTGTAAGAGCTGCAGG GTTGACTTGTCCAGTTAAGTGCTTTAATTTATAA
- the LOC102618398 gene encoding uncharacterized protein LOC102618398 isoform X1, with product MDMRGQIFFDMWQMKLRISPQALHGHHLGFNEYPTIVTIPRVCFPLPFSSRNLHYCPLNHSNFRSLCSINADSNADGFSDAGNYSANDEGSMEKSKSSQKKSFSSKEVLKKLRRYGISGILSYGLLNTAYYLTTFLLVWFYVAPVPGRMGYVAAVERFLKVLAMVWAGSQVTKLVRAAGALALAPLVDRGLSWFTVKFKFQTQGKAFMAIVGFCFGLAVILFLAVTLLWA from the exons ATGGACATGAGAGGACAAATTTTTTTCGACATGTGGCAAATGAAATTGAG AATCAGCCCTCAAGCCTTGCACGGCCATCACTTG GGTTTCAACGAGTATCCGACGATTGTCACAATTCCGAGGGTCTGCTTCCCGCTGCCCTTTTCCTCGCGGAATTTACATTATTGCCCTCTGAATCACAGCAATTTTCGATCACTTTGCTCGATTAACGCTGACAGCAAT GCTGATGGTTTTTCTGATGCTGGTAACTACTCGGCTAATGATGAAG GTTCAATGGAAAAGTCCAAAAGTAGTCAGAAAAAGTCTTTCTCGTCTAAAGA GGTGTTGAAGAAACTGAGGAGATATGGAATTTCTGGAATTTTGTCATATGGGCTACTGAACACAGCCTACTACCTCACAACCTTCCTCTTGGTATG GTTTTATGTGGCTCCTGTTCCTGGACGGATGGGTTATGTCGCAGCTGTTGAGAG ATTTCTGAAAGTATTGGCCATGGTTTGGGCTGGCAGCCAGGTTACTAAGCTTGTAAGAGCTGCAGG CGCCCTTGCTCTTGCACCTTTGGTAGATAGAGGATTGTCATGGTTCActgtcaaatttaaatttcaaactcAGGGAAAG GCTTTCATGGCAATTGTCGGATTTTGCTTTGGACTGGCTGTTATACTATTTCTTGCTGTGACATTGCTTTGGGCATGA
- the LOC102618398 gene encoding uncharacterized protein LOC102618398 isoform X2 yields the protein MDMRGQIFFDMWQMKLRISPQALHGHHLGFNEYPTIVTIPRVCFPLPFSSRNLHYCPLNHSNFRSLCSINADSNADGFSDAGNYSANDEGSMEKSKSSQKKSFSSKEVLKKLRRYGISGILSYGLLNTAYYLTTFLLVWFYVAPVPGRMGYVAAVESALALAPLVDRGLSWFTVKFKFQTQGKAFMAIVGFCFGLAVILFLAVTLLWA from the exons ATGGACATGAGAGGACAAATTTTTTTCGACATGTGGCAAATGAAATTGAG AATCAGCCCTCAAGCCTTGCACGGCCATCACTTG GGTTTCAACGAGTATCCGACGATTGTCACAATTCCGAGGGTCTGCTTCCCGCTGCCCTTTTCCTCGCGGAATTTACATTATTGCCCTCTGAATCACAGCAATTTTCGATCACTTTGCTCGATTAACGCTGACAGCAAT GCTGATGGTTTTTCTGATGCTGGTAACTACTCGGCTAATGATGAAG GTTCAATGGAAAAGTCCAAAAGTAGTCAGAAAAAGTCTTTCTCGTCTAAAGA GGTGTTGAAGAAACTGAGGAGATATGGAATTTCTGGAATTTTGTCATATGGGCTACTGAACACAGCCTACTACCTCACAACCTTCCTCTTGGTATG GTTTTATGTGGCTCCTGTTCCTGGACGGATGGGTTATGTCGCAGCTGTTGAGAG CGCCCTTGCTCTTGCACCTTTGGTAGATAGAGGATTGTCATGGTTCActgtcaaatttaaatttcaaactcAGGGAAAG GCTTTCATGGCAATTGTCGGATTTTGCTTTGGACTGGCTGTTATACTATTTCTTGCTGTGACATTGCTTTGGGCATGA